From the Anguilla anguilla isolate fAngAng1 chromosome 8, fAngAng1.pri, whole genome shotgun sequence genome, one window contains:
- the slc9a3.1 gene encoding sodium/hydrogen exchanger 3.1 isoform X2 produces MGLPRSAALALLVVLLAGRAWGAGLAVDATAQENATDAPGEAGAHGAVDPHANATAGGAHGAVITTLPIVIWKWHHVEVPYLVALWVFVCWLCKLVFELNHKLTSVIPESGLLILIGFVLGGIIWAADHAQTFALSPTVFFFYLLPQIILDAGYFMPNKLFFGNMGAILTFAIIGTCWNAAALGLSLWGVHMAGAMGDLDIGLLQYLLFGSLIAAVDPVAVIAVFEEVHVNEVLFILVFGESLLNDGVTVVLYNVFDAFVSLGGERINAAEIIKGIVSFFVVAFGGALVGVIFAILLSLLTRFTKNVQIIEPGFIFVFSYLAYLTAEMLSLSSILSITFCGICCQKYVSANMDERSVTTVRYTMKLLANGSETIIFVFLGISAIDPNIWVWNTAFILLTLLFIFVYRFIGTFALTWVLNRYRLVPLEVIDQVVMSYGGLRGAVAYGLVALLDENKFKEKNLMVCTTLIVVYFTVILQGVTMKPLVKWLKVKRAAVKEPYLIVKLQNRAFDHILIAIEDISGQIGHNYMRDKWNQFEERWLCSFLMKPKIRKSRDYLFSVFHQLNLKDAVSYVNEAERRGSLAFVRQSDSDTNVDFKKIFGANMSDMPEGTCHISDSDSDQTLASSVLRDSVPSVCLDVHEMDMRGQSGRVPEDINTHRLLQQHLYKARKQHRHRYSRSHISVNKDENEVQEIFQRTMRSRLESFKSAKMGVTHNKMIKPPKRDQTQKMPNGKSINKSKGHPFIDEDFEFSDTDGAHLDNPANYPASARGTPMTVTYTAGGGIENPAFMPDADLVGPGETPPWEAPPWQAAAQTENVVAPSQRAQVRLPWSPSNLRRLAPLRISTRSTDSFLLADAPSREEHFPPPPPPPPDGSQL; encoded by the exons ATGGGGCTTCCGCGGAGCGCCGCGCTCGCCCTGCTGGTCGTGCTGCTGGCAGGCCGAGCTTGGGGCGCGGGACTGGCGGTCGACGCGACCGCGCAGGAGAACGCGACCGACGCGCCCGGGGAGGCCGGCGCGCACGGCGCCGTCGACCCCCACGCGAACGCCACTGCCGGCGGTGCGCACGGAGCCGTCATCACCACCCTGCCCATCGTCATCTGGAAGTGGCACCACGTCGAGGTGCCCTACCTCGTGGCCCTCTGGGTCTTCGTCTGTTGGCTCTGCAAACTGG TGTTCGAGCTGAACCACAAGCTGACCAGCGTCATCCCCGAGAGCggcctcctcatcctcatcggCTTCGTCCTCGGCGGGATAATCTGGGCGGCGGACCACGCCCAGACCTTCGCCCTGAGCCCCACGGTCTTCTTCTTCTACCTGCTGCCCCAGATCATCCTCGACGCCGGCTACTTCATGCCCAACAAGCTGTTCTTCGGCAACATGGGCGCCATCCTGACGTTCGCCATCATCGGCACCTGCTGGAACGCTGCCGCCCTCGGCCTATCGCTTTGGGGCGTGCACATGGCTGGAGCCATGG GAGATCTGGACATTGGCCTGCTGCAGTACCTGCTCTTCGGGAGTCTGATTGCTGCAGTGGATCCCGTGGCAGTGATTGCTGTTTTCGAAGAAGTTCACGTGAATGAAGTCCTCTTCATCCTGGTTTTCGGGGAATCCCTGCTGAATGATGGCGTGACAGTG GTGCTGTACAATGTCTTTGACGCTTTTGTAAGTTTAGGAGGGGAGCGGATTAATGCCGCGGAAATAATCAAAGGCATAG TGTCGTTCTTTGTGGTCGCCTTCGGCGGGGCCCTCGTTGGGGTGATCTTCGCCATTCTGCTCTCCCTCCTGACCCGCTTCACGAAGAACGTGCAAATCATCGAACCCGGGTTCATCTTCGTGTTCTCCTATCTCGCCTACCTCACTGCCGAGATGCTGTCTTTGTCTTCCATCCTGTC GATCACCTTCTGCGGCATCTGCTGTCAGAAGTACGTCAGTGCCAACATGGACGAGAGATCGGTGACCACGGTCAGGTACACCATGAAGCTGCTGGCCAACGGGTCGGAGACCATCATCTTCGTCTTCCTCGGGATCTCCGCCATAGATCCGAACATATGGGTCTGGAACACCGCCTTCATCCTCCTGACCCTGCTTTTCATCTTCGTGTACAGGTTCATAG GCACCTTCGCCCTCACCTGGGTTCTGAACCGGTACCGACTCGTTCCTTTGGAGGTCATCGACCAGGTGGTCATGAGCTACGGTGGCCTGCGGGGGGCGGTGGCGTACGGCCTGGTTGCGCTGCTGGATGAGAACAAGTTCAAGGAGAAGAACCTCATGGTCTGCACAACTCTAATAGTGGTGTACTTCACCGTCATTCTCCAG GGCGTGACCATGAAACCTTTGGTCAAGTGGTTGAAGGTGAAGCGGGCCGCTGTGAAAGAGCCCTACCTGATCGTGAAGCTTCAGAACAGG GCTTTTGATCACATCCTCATCGCGATCGAGGATATTTCAGGACAAATCGGACACAACTACATGAGAGACAA GTGGAACCAGTTTGAGGAGAGGTGGCTGTGTTCGTTCCTGATGAAGCCGAAGATTCGCAAGTCGCGGGATTACCTCTTCAGCGTGTTCCACCAGCTGAACCTGAAAGACGCCGTCAGCTACGTCAACGAG GCCGAGCGTAGGGGATCCCTGGCCTTTGTGCGCCAGTCAGACAGCGACACCAACGTGGACTTCAAGAAGATCTTCGGCGCCAATATGTCGGACATGCCCGAGGGAACGTGTCACATCTCGGACTCAGATTCGGATCAGACGCTGGCGTCTTCCGTTCT GCGGGACAGCGTACCGTCCGTGTGCCTGGACGTGCACGAGATGGACATGCGGGGGCAGAGCGGGAGGGTGCCGGAGGATATCAACACGCACCgcctgctgcagcagcacctcTACAAGGCCCGCAAACAG CATAGGCACAGGTACAGCAGGAGCCACATCAGTGTCAACAAGGATGAGAACGAGGTCCAGGAGATCTTCCAGAGGACTATGAGGAGCCGACTGGAGTCCTTCAAATCTGCCAAAATGGGCGTCACCCACAATAAGATGATCAAGCCCCCCAAGAGGGATCAAACACAAAAG ATGCCAAAtggaaaatcaatcaataaaagtAAAGGACATCCCTTCATAGACGAAG ATTTTGAGTTCTCGGACACAGACGGTGCCCATCTGGACAACCCAGCGAATTACCCAGCATCAGCCAGGGGAACGCCCATGACTGTAACATACACGGCTGGAG GGGGAATTGAGAACCCCGCCTTCATGCCAGACGCCGACCTTGTCGGCCCGGGTGAGACCCCCCCGTGGGAGGCCCCCCCCTGGCAGGCCGCAGCGCAGACGGAGAACGTGGTGGCCCCCTCCCAGAGGGCCCAGGTGCGGCTGCCCTGGTCGCCTAGCAACCTCCGTCGCCTGGCTCCCCTCCGCATCAGCACACGCTCCACGGACTCCTTCCTCCTGGCGGACGCCCCTTCCAGGGAAGAGCACtttcctccaccaccaccaccaccacccgaCGGGAGCCAGCTCTAG
- the slc9a3.1 gene encoding sodium/hydrogen exchanger 3.1 isoform X1 codes for MRGPFSRRLSPLAAAPGRGVGGGLWLVSAALLCCASASAAEGAAAGKSAPDGELPSVHSGPEGGNGSGHSGIQIVTFKWHHVTAPYIVAMWIFVSWICKMVFELNHKLTSVIPESGLLILIGFVLGGIIWAADHAQTFALSPTVFFFYLLPQIILDAGYFMPNKLFFGNMGAILTFAIIGTCWNAAALGLSLWGVHMAGAMGDLDIGLLQYLLFGSLIAAVDPVAVIAVFEEVHVNEVLFILVFGESLLNDGVTVVLYNVFDAFVSLGGERINAAEIIKGIVSFFVVAFGGALVGVIFAILLSLLTRFTKNVQIIEPGFIFVFSYLAYLTAEMLSLSSILSITFCGICCQKYVSANMDERSVTTVRYTMKLLANGSETIIFVFLGISAIDPNIWVWNTAFILLTLLFIFVYRFIGTFALTWVLNRYRLVPLEVIDQVVMSYGGLRGAVAYGLVALLDENKFKEKNLMVCTTLIVVYFTVILQGVTMKPLVKWLKVKRAAVKEPYLIVKLQNRAFDHILIAIEDISGQIGHNYMRDKWNQFEERWLCSFLMKPKIRKSRDYLFSVFHQLNLKDAVSYVNEAERRGSLAFVRQSDSDTNVDFKKIFGANMSDMPEGTCHISDSDSDQTLASSVLRDSVPSVCLDVHEMDMRGQSGRVPEDINTHRLLQQHLYKARKQHRHRYSRSHISVNKDENEVQEIFQRTMRSRLESFKSAKMGVTHNKMIKPPKRDQTQKMPNGKSINKSKGHPFIDEDFEFSDTDGAHLDNPANYPASARGTPMTVTYTAGGGIENPAFMPDADLVGPGETPPWEAPPWQAAAQTENVVAPSQRAQVRLPWSPSNLRRLAPLRISTRSTDSFLLADAPSREEHFPPPPPPPPDGSQL; via the exons ATGCGCGGCCCGTTTTCGCGGCGGCTCTCGCCGTTAGCGGCTGCGCCCGGCCGCGGGGTCGGTGGCGGGCTCTGGCTCGTCTCCGCGGCGCTGCTCTGCTGCGCGTCTGCGTCGGCGGCAGAGGGCGCGGCCGCGGGGAAGTCTGCCCCAGACGGGGAACTGCCGTCCGTTCACAGCGGACCGGAGGGGGGAAACGGGTCCGGTCATTCGGGGATCCAGATCGTGACCTTCAAGTGGCACCACGTGACAGCTCCCTACATCGTCGCCATGTGGATATTTGTGTCTTGGATTTGCAAAATGG TGTTCGAGCTGAACCACAAGCTGACCAGCGTCATCCCCGAGAGCggcctcctcatcctcatcggCTTCGTCCTCGGCGGGATAATCTGGGCGGCGGACCACGCCCAGACCTTCGCCCTGAGCCCCACGGTCTTCTTCTTCTACCTGCTGCCCCAGATCATCCTCGACGCCGGCTACTTCATGCCCAACAAGCTGTTCTTCGGCAACATGGGCGCCATCCTGACGTTCGCCATCATCGGCACCTGCTGGAACGCTGCCGCCCTCGGCCTATCGCTTTGGGGCGTGCACATGGCTGGAGCCATGG GAGATCTGGACATTGGCCTGCTGCAGTACCTGCTCTTCGGGAGTCTGATTGCTGCAGTGGATCCCGTGGCAGTGATTGCTGTTTTCGAAGAAGTTCACGTGAATGAAGTCCTCTTCATCCTGGTTTTCGGGGAATCCCTGCTGAATGATGGCGTGACAGTG GTGCTGTACAATGTCTTTGACGCTTTTGTAAGTTTAGGAGGGGAGCGGATTAATGCCGCGGAAATAATCAAAGGCATAG TGTCGTTCTTTGTGGTCGCCTTCGGCGGGGCCCTCGTTGGGGTGATCTTCGCCATTCTGCTCTCCCTCCTGACCCGCTTCACGAAGAACGTGCAAATCATCGAACCCGGGTTCATCTTCGTGTTCTCCTATCTCGCCTACCTCACTGCCGAGATGCTGTCTTTGTCTTCCATCCTGTC GATCACCTTCTGCGGCATCTGCTGTCAGAAGTACGTCAGTGCCAACATGGACGAGAGATCGGTGACCACGGTCAGGTACACCATGAAGCTGCTGGCCAACGGGTCGGAGACCATCATCTTCGTCTTCCTCGGGATCTCCGCCATAGATCCGAACATATGGGTCTGGAACACCGCCTTCATCCTCCTGACCCTGCTTTTCATCTTCGTGTACAGGTTCATAG GCACCTTCGCCCTCACCTGGGTTCTGAACCGGTACCGACTCGTTCCTTTGGAGGTCATCGACCAGGTGGTCATGAGCTACGGTGGCCTGCGGGGGGCGGTGGCGTACGGCCTGGTTGCGCTGCTGGATGAGAACAAGTTCAAGGAGAAGAACCTCATGGTCTGCACAACTCTAATAGTGGTGTACTTCACCGTCATTCTCCAG GGCGTGACCATGAAACCTTTGGTCAAGTGGTTGAAGGTGAAGCGGGCCGCTGTGAAAGAGCCCTACCTGATCGTGAAGCTTCAGAACAGG GCTTTTGATCACATCCTCATCGCGATCGAGGATATTTCAGGACAAATCGGACACAACTACATGAGAGACAA GTGGAACCAGTTTGAGGAGAGGTGGCTGTGTTCGTTCCTGATGAAGCCGAAGATTCGCAAGTCGCGGGATTACCTCTTCAGCGTGTTCCACCAGCTGAACCTGAAAGACGCCGTCAGCTACGTCAACGAG GCCGAGCGTAGGGGATCCCTGGCCTTTGTGCGCCAGTCAGACAGCGACACCAACGTGGACTTCAAGAAGATCTTCGGCGCCAATATGTCGGACATGCCCGAGGGAACGTGTCACATCTCGGACTCAGATTCGGATCAGACGCTGGCGTCTTCCGTTCT GCGGGACAGCGTACCGTCCGTGTGCCTGGACGTGCACGAGATGGACATGCGGGGGCAGAGCGGGAGGGTGCCGGAGGATATCAACACGCACCgcctgctgcagcagcacctcTACAAGGCCCGCAAACAG CATAGGCACAGGTACAGCAGGAGCCACATCAGTGTCAACAAGGATGAGAACGAGGTCCAGGAGATCTTCCAGAGGACTATGAGGAGCCGACTGGAGTCCTTCAAATCTGCCAAAATGGGCGTCACCCACAATAAGATGATCAAGCCCCCCAAGAGGGATCAAACACAAAAG ATGCCAAAtggaaaatcaatcaataaaagtAAAGGACATCCCTTCATAGACGAAG ATTTTGAGTTCTCGGACACAGACGGTGCCCATCTGGACAACCCAGCGAATTACCCAGCATCAGCCAGGGGAACGCCCATGACTGTAACATACACGGCTGGAG GGGGAATTGAGAACCCCGCCTTCATGCCAGACGCCGACCTTGTCGGCCCGGGTGAGACCCCCCCGTGGGAGGCCCCCCCCTGGCAGGCCGCAGCGCAGACGGAGAACGTGGTGGCCCCCTCCCAGAGGGCCCAGGTGCGGCTGCCCTGGTCGCCTAGCAACCTCCGTCGCCTGGCTCCCCTCCGCATCAGCACACGCTCCACGGACTCCTTCCTCCTGGCGGACGCCCCTTCCAGGGAAGAGCACtttcctccaccaccaccaccaccacccgaCGGGAGCCAGCTCTAG
- the slc9a3.1 gene encoding sodium/hydrogen exchanger 3.1 isoform X3 yields the protein MRGPFSRRLSPLAAAPGRGVGGGLWLVSAALLCCASASAAEGAAAGKSAPDGELPSVHSGPEGGNGSGHSGIQIVTFKWHHVTAPYIVAMWIFVSWICKMVFELNHKLTSVIPESGLLILIGFVLGGIIWAADHAQTFALSPTVFFFYLLPQIILDAGYFMPNKLFFGNMGAILTFAIIGTCWNAAALGLSLWGVHMAGAMGDLDIGLLQYLLFGSLIAAVDPVAVIAVFEEVHVNEVLFILVFGESLLNDGVTVVLYNVFDAFVSLGGERINAAEIIKGIVSFFVVAFGGALVGVIFAILLSLLTRFTKNVQIIEPGFIFVFSYLAYLTAEMLSLSSILSITFCGICCQKYVSANMDERSVTTVRYTMKLLANGSETIIFVFLGISAIDPNIWVWNTAFILLTLLFIFVYRFIGTFALTWVLNRYRLVPLEVIDQVVMSYGGLRGAVAYGLVALLDENKFKEKNLMVCTTLIVVYFTVILQGVTMKPLVKWLKVKRAAVKEPYLIVKLQNRAFDHILIAIEDISGQIGHNYMRDKWNQFEERWLCSFLMKPKIRKSRDYLFSVFHQLNLKDAVSYVNEAERRGSLAFVRQSDSDTNVDFKKIFGANMSDMPEGTCHISDSDSDQTLASSVLRDSVPSVCLDVHEMDMRGQSGRVPEDINTHRLLQQHLYKARKQHRHRYSRSHISVNKDENEVQEIFQRTMRSRLESFKSAKMGVTHNKMIKPPKRDQTQKMPNGKSINKSKGHPFIDEGGIENPAFMPDADLVGPGETPPWEAPPWQAAAQTENVVAPSQRAQVRLPWSPSNLRRLAPLRISTRSTDSFLLADAPSREEHFPPPPPPPPDGSQL from the exons ATGCGCGGCCCGTTTTCGCGGCGGCTCTCGCCGTTAGCGGCTGCGCCCGGCCGCGGGGTCGGTGGCGGGCTCTGGCTCGTCTCCGCGGCGCTGCTCTGCTGCGCGTCTGCGTCGGCGGCAGAGGGCGCGGCCGCGGGGAAGTCTGCCCCAGACGGGGAACTGCCGTCCGTTCACAGCGGACCGGAGGGGGGAAACGGGTCCGGTCATTCGGGGATCCAGATCGTGACCTTCAAGTGGCACCACGTGACAGCTCCCTACATCGTCGCCATGTGGATATTTGTGTCTTGGATTTGCAAAATGG TGTTCGAGCTGAACCACAAGCTGACCAGCGTCATCCCCGAGAGCggcctcctcatcctcatcggCTTCGTCCTCGGCGGGATAATCTGGGCGGCGGACCACGCCCAGACCTTCGCCCTGAGCCCCACGGTCTTCTTCTTCTACCTGCTGCCCCAGATCATCCTCGACGCCGGCTACTTCATGCCCAACAAGCTGTTCTTCGGCAACATGGGCGCCATCCTGACGTTCGCCATCATCGGCACCTGCTGGAACGCTGCCGCCCTCGGCCTATCGCTTTGGGGCGTGCACATGGCTGGAGCCATGG GAGATCTGGACATTGGCCTGCTGCAGTACCTGCTCTTCGGGAGTCTGATTGCTGCAGTGGATCCCGTGGCAGTGATTGCTGTTTTCGAAGAAGTTCACGTGAATGAAGTCCTCTTCATCCTGGTTTTCGGGGAATCCCTGCTGAATGATGGCGTGACAGTG GTGCTGTACAATGTCTTTGACGCTTTTGTAAGTTTAGGAGGGGAGCGGATTAATGCCGCGGAAATAATCAAAGGCATAG TGTCGTTCTTTGTGGTCGCCTTCGGCGGGGCCCTCGTTGGGGTGATCTTCGCCATTCTGCTCTCCCTCCTGACCCGCTTCACGAAGAACGTGCAAATCATCGAACCCGGGTTCATCTTCGTGTTCTCCTATCTCGCCTACCTCACTGCCGAGATGCTGTCTTTGTCTTCCATCCTGTC GATCACCTTCTGCGGCATCTGCTGTCAGAAGTACGTCAGTGCCAACATGGACGAGAGATCGGTGACCACGGTCAGGTACACCATGAAGCTGCTGGCCAACGGGTCGGAGACCATCATCTTCGTCTTCCTCGGGATCTCCGCCATAGATCCGAACATATGGGTCTGGAACACCGCCTTCATCCTCCTGACCCTGCTTTTCATCTTCGTGTACAGGTTCATAG GCACCTTCGCCCTCACCTGGGTTCTGAACCGGTACCGACTCGTTCCTTTGGAGGTCATCGACCAGGTGGTCATGAGCTACGGTGGCCTGCGGGGGGCGGTGGCGTACGGCCTGGTTGCGCTGCTGGATGAGAACAAGTTCAAGGAGAAGAACCTCATGGTCTGCACAACTCTAATAGTGGTGTACTTCACCGTCATTCTCCAG GGCGTGACCATGAAACCTTTGGTCAAGTGGTTGAAGGTGAAGCGGGCCGCTGTGAAAGAGCCCTACCTGATCGTGAAGCTTCAGAACAGG GCTTTTGATCACATCCTCATCGCGATCGAGGATATTTCAGGACAAATCGGACACAACTACATGAGAGACAA GTGGAACCAGTTTGAGGAGAGGTGGCTGTGTTCGTTCCTGATGAAGCCGAAGATTCGCAAGTCGCGGGATTACCTCTTCAGCGTGTTCCACCAGCTGAACCTGAAAGACGCCGTCAGCTACGTCAACGAG GCCGAGCGTAGGGGATCCCTGGCCTTTGTGCGCCAGTCAGACAGCGACACCAACGTGGACTTCAAGAAGATCTTCGGCGCCAATATGTCGGACATGCCCGAGGGAACGTGTCACATCTCGGACTCAGATTCGGATCAGACGCTGGCGTCTTCCGTTCT GCGGGACAGCGTACCGTCCGTGTGCCTGGACGTGCACGAGATGGACATGCGGGGGCAGAGCGGGAGGGTGCCGGAGGATATCAACACGCACCgcctgctgcagcagcacctcTACAAGGCCCGCAAACAG CATAGGCACAGGTACAGCAGGAGCCACATCAGTGTCAACAAGGATGAGAACGAGGTCCAGGAGATCTTCCAGAGGACTATGAGGAGCCGACTGGAGTCCTTCAAATCTGCCAAAATGGGCGTCACCCACAATAAGATGATCAAGCCCCCCAAGAGGGATCAAACACAAAAG ATGCCAAAtggaaaatcaatcaataaaagtAAAGGACATCCCTTCATAGACGAAG GGGGAATTGAGAACCCCGCCTTCATGCCAGACGCCGACCTTGTCGGCCCGGGTGAGACCCCCCCGTGGGAGGCCCCCCCCTGGCAGGCCGCAGCGCAGACGGAGAACGTGGTGGCCCCCTCCCAGAGGGCCCAGGTGCGGCTGCCCTGGTCGCCTAGCAACCTCCGTCGCCTGGCTCCCCTCCGCATCAGCACACGCTCCACGGACTCCTTCCTCCTGGCGGACGCCCCTTCCAGGGAAGAGCACtttcctccaccaccaccaccaccacccgaCGGGAGCCAGCTCTAG